The genomic interval GCTCAAGTCTGCATTGCCCTGCCTGCACGTGGTGGTGTGGTGCTGAAGTTTTAAAGGTGCTGAAGTTTTAGTGGTGCTGAAGTATCAGCGCATATAAGGATTCATAAGTTTTTCGTCATCTATCGTAGTCTTCGGACCGTGTCCGCAATAGATGACGGTGCCATCAGGAAGCGTGGCGGCAATTTTCTTCAAACTGCAGGAAAGTTGCTGCCACGAACCTTTTTCAAAGTCTGTGCGACCTATGCTCATGCGGAAGAGCGTGTCGCCTGAGAATGCCGTGTTTTCCTCCTCACACCAGTACATCACTCCTCCTGGAGTGTGTCCAGGCGTGTGTATCACCTTCAGCTTGTGGTTTCCAAAAGTTATGATGTCGTTCTCTGTGAGGAAAGCGCCTATTGGAGGTGTTGGGTGGTCATAGGGAAATCCGAAGAAGTCGGCAGCCTGCTTAGTCAGGTCGGCAGCCAGAAACTCGTCCTCGCTGTGCAGCTCAGGCTTCAGTCCGAACTCGTCATAGATGGTGTCGTTGCCAAAACAATGGTCCAGATGTCCGTGTGTGCAGAGCAGATGAACAGGCTTCAGGTTGTTTGTCTTTATATAATCTACTATTGCCTGTCGCTCAGAGTTGTAGAAAGCGCCACAGTCTATGATGACACACTCTTTCGTGTCGTCGCTCACCACATAGGTATTCTCCTGCAGCACATTAAACTGAAAAGTCTTTACGTCTATCATAGTGGCAGATATATGCAGTATTTCTCCTTGAACCACTCCTCGCTGAACCATTCCGAGAGAGCCTGAGTCATCACTATTCTACGGTAAGGCTGCGTCTCCGCCTGAAGGTCGCCACCTTTGAGGCATATAACGCCGTTTGGCAGAGCGTTACGCTGTTCCTTGCCTATATTCTTGCGCACAATCTTCACGAGGTCAGGCAGAGGCATCACGGCACGGCTCACCACGAAGTCATACTTTCCCTTCTCCTCCTCGCCACGAAGATGCTCCGGATGGCAGTTCTTCAGTCCTATGGCATTGCTCACCTCCTGTGCCACTCGAATCTTCTTTCCCGTTCCGTCTATGAGTTTGAACTCACACTCTGGGAAGAGTATGGCAAGCGGCACTCCTGGGAATCCCCCACCCGTTCCGAAGTCCAGAATCTGTGTGCCTGGGCGGAAGTTCACCATCTTCGCTATTGCCAGCGAGTGAAGCACATGGTGCTCGTAGAGGTTATCAATATCCTTTCTCGATATCACGTTTATCTTCTCGTTCCACTCGTGGTAGAGCGCGTCCAGCTTAGCAAACTGCTCTCGCTGTTCGTCACTCAGTTGTGGGAAATATTTTTCTATCAGTTCCATTCTCAATTCTCAGTTCTCAGTTCTCAATTCTCACCTCTAACCTCTCACCTCTCGCTCGGCGCGAAGCGACGCTTTGCTTGCAAAGAACCTCTCACCTCTTTCACCTCACCGTCATGTGAAAGCATCCCTGTTTCACCTCATACTTTATGTAGCATCGGTTGTTCTCACGCATGTCGCGCAGCACCTCCGAGAGCACATATTTCAGCGTGTCGTTGCGCACCACTCGTCGTGCAGGTCCTTCAGGATCTTCCACCGTCTTATATCTGTTATAGCAAATATCCACCGTTGTGCCATAGAGGTGACATGAGTTCTCTGTCGCATTGCCATTAAATCGGCGCAGCTTCACCACATCATTCTGTGTGCGCAATACGCTTGTCACTATAAACTTATGCAGAGGCACACCCTTCACTGCCAGACTGTCGAAGAACGCGCGGCCTATGTCTTCAAGCAGTATTGCGGCACGTGGCACCATGTAAGGAATGCTCTGATGCAGCGGATCCACATGATAGTATGGCGATGCACCTATATACACCAGCTCAGCCTTTCTATTCTCTGCGTCCTCGCGGTCTTTCACAGGCTTCACGCCCCATCGCTGTGCTGCTGTCAACTGCACAGCATTTGTATCAGGAAAACACTCCTTGAAGCTGCGTACCGACCTTATTGGGTGATGCTTTCCCTTCTTCACGGCGTTCACCTCTGTCGTCTCTTTTATCACCACCTCTGTCTGAGCCACCACAGCCTCCTGCTCGCCCGACGGAGTAAACCCATCATAGGCGCAGCGTCCCAGCGCCAGCACTATCACCACTATGCCGAAGCACTCTATATATTTCTCTTTTATACCCTTGAAATCCATCTTTTCTTTTGTGTCGCAAAGGTACTAAAAAAAGAGCAAAACGCAAAATAAATCACACTTATTTTTCTTATTTTTACATACACAGTACGCAGTTACACTGTTACGCAGTTACGCAGTTGCATAAGGTATATCTGCATATCGTCTTAAAAGAGAAGAAAAAAATTATATTATATATTATAATAATATATTATTATAATATATAATATAAAAAATTATTACCGTTTATTTTTGACACTTCTCCGAACAGAAATGCAACTGCGTAACTGCGTAACTGCGTAACAGCCTGTACGGATTTTGTTGACTTTTGCTTCTGAGAATGTTGACTACTTTACTGAATAGGTTTACTTTTTTCCTCTAATACAGCAGGCAACATCTCAATTTTAACATTTGAAACAAATCTGAGATAAATGAAAAGAATCCTTGCGTGGCACATATTTATTTCGTACCTTTGCAATGCGTTTAGAAAGAACGCAAGCAGCATTTAGAAAGATCACCACAACCAATTAGTAAGAACGCTAACAACTTAACATTAATCTGAAAATGACAAGAAACTATATCAGACTCGCTGCCTTTCCGCTCTTTGCATTATTGCTGACAGCTTGTAGCAAAGACGACGCTACGCAGGACCAGCCGCCCCAGCAGAAGGCCACGCCAGTAGAATCCACTGACGTGAAAAAATAATCACAACAAGTTATTTGTCTTCAATGACCTCAAAAGCCTTGGGGAGATTGCTGTATGATTCTCCCTCCGTTCCAAATGCCTGAGCACGTTGGATGGCTGTTTCAAGGCGGTGGTCTGCCAATAGGTCTGCCACCCATTTTTCTTTCGAGAGGAACTTCTCTTGCTTGGAGAAGTCGGGGATGTACTTATGAAGCACGTCAATCACATCGTCGGATGTTGCAAAATACCTGTTGGTGTTCAGATAGTGCAGCAGGAACCAGAACTCGATGGATGGCATACTGTCGCAGATGATAACGTCTTTACGGTCTTTATACTTCTGGCATAGCGCCTCGAACTTAGCACGCTCCGTAGGATTGTTGCGTGTGATGTCAGTATCGAACACGCATACAGCAATACCTCGGTCTGCCAAAACTCTATCTACTTGCTTCTGAATCTCGTCTAATGACTGTTCTGTGAAGTTGCGAGGCTTGCAGGTATAGCGGTAGCCTTTGAGCCTACGAAGATTGGTGAAGTAGAAGCGTTCTGTCGCTCCCTCGCCTATAATCGTAATCTCAGGCTGTCTGAGTGATCTTTGCTGGGTCTTTCTTGCCATTTACAGTCCTCCTTACATGATGATGTTAGGCAACGCTCCAAACTGCCCGTTCATGTAGGCACGGTGGATGGATGACAGTTTGTTAAGCCCTCGGAACTCGACCAGAGAGAACAGGTTGCTGTTGCCGTCCTTGCCCTTCTCCGTAAACCAGACGGAATCCTTGCCGAAGATGTCATCAATATCTCGCAGGATGGGGTCGTAGTGGGTGGTGACAATTAGTTGCGACTGGTTGTCCTTCTTGTTGACGAAAAGGGTAAGCATATACTCCATCAGGTTCGGATGGATAGAAGCCTCCAACTCATCGACACACAACAACCCTTGGCA from Prevotella sp. E13-27 carries:
- a CDS encoding MBL fold metallo-hydrolase, which translates into the protein MIDVKTFQFNVLQENTYVVSDDTKECVIIDCGAFYNSERQAIVDYIKTNNLKPVHLLCTHGHLDHCFGNDTIYDEFGLKPELHSEDEFLAADLTKQAADFFGFPYDHPTPPIGAFLTENDIITFGNHKLKVIHTPGHTPGGVMYWCEEENTAFSGDTLFRMSIGRTDFEKGSWQQLSCSLKKIAATLPDGTVIYCGHGPKTTIDDEKLMNPYMR
- the rsmG gene encoding 16S rRNA (guanine(527)-N(7))-methyltransferase RsmG gives rise to the protein MELIEKYFPQLSDEQREQFAKLDALYHEWNEKINVISRKDIDNLYEHHVLHSLAIAKMVNFRPGTQILDFGTGGGFPGVPLAILFPECEFKLIDGTGKKIRVAQEVSNAIGLKNCHPEHLRGEEEKGKYDFVVSRAVMPLPDLVKIVRKNIGKEQRNALPNGVICLKGGDLQAETQPYRRIVMTQALSEWFSEEWFKEKYCIYLPL
- a CDS encoding DUF5715 family protein, with amino-acid sequence MDFKGIKEKYIECFGIVVIVLALGRCAYDGFTPSGEQEAVVAQTEVVIKETTEVNAVKKGKHHPIRSVRSFKECFPDTNAVQLTAAQRWGVKPVKDREDAENRKAELVYIGASPYYHVDPLHQSIPYMVPRAAILLEDIGRAFFDSLAVKGVPLHKFIVTSVLRTQNDVVKLRRFNGNATENSCHLYGTTVDICYNRYKTVEDPEGPARRVVRNDTLKYVLSEVLRDMRENNRCYIKYEVKQGCFHMTVR
- a CDS encoding RloB family protein, with the translated sequence MARKTQQRSLRQPEITIIGEGATERFYFTNLRRLKGYRYTCKPRNFTEQSLDEIQKQVDRVLADRGIAVCVFDTDITRNNPTERAKFEALCQKYKDRKDVIICDSMPSIEFWFLLHYLNTNRYFATSDDVIDVLHKYIPDFSKQEKFLSKEKWVADLLADHRLETAIQRAQAFGTEGESYSNLPKAFEVIEDK